One region of Kazachstania africana CBS 2517 chromosome 3, complete genome genomic DNA includes:
- the MOB2 gene encoding Mob2p (similar to Saccharomyces cerevisiae MOB2 (YFL034C-B); ancestral locus Anc_8.29) codes for MSFFNFKGFGRNSKKNKNQNHNAVLTPTPPPTIQSSIYSSPHNSSSKLSLRKNNASNKTSPTRSSYSSTTHAQQIQQQNLTQQQNISASSSSSSTVPSQQIMFLSEPFVRTALVKGSFKTIVQLPKYVDIGEWIALNVFEFFTNLNQFYGVIAEYVTPDAYPTMNAGPHTDYLWLDANNRQVSLPASQYIDLALTWINNKVNDKNLFPTKNNVPFPHVFLRDVQRIMIQMFRIFAHIYHHHFDKIIHLSLEAHWNSFFAHFISFVKEFDIIDKKEMLPLAPLIESFEKQGKII; via the exons Atgtcttttttcaatttcaa AGGTTTTGGtagaaattcaaagaaaaataagaatcaaaatcataATGCTGTGCTCACCCCAACGCCGCCTCCTACTATCCAATCATCCATATACTCAAGCCCTCATAATAGCAGTTCAAAGCTTTCTCTAAGGAAAAATAACGCAAGTAATAAGACATCGCCTACTAGAAGTAGTTACTCATCGACAACTCATGCCCAACAAATACAGCAACAGAACCTTacacaacaacaaaatatatcaGCATCATCTTCGTCCTCTTCAACAGTTCCGTCACAGCAAATCATGTTCCTGAGTGAGCCTTTTGTAAGGACAGCACTTGTGAAAGGTTCATTCAAAACGATAGTACAATTGCCAAAATATGTTGACATAGGTGAATGGATAGCACTCAATGTTTTCGAGTTCTTCACAAACTTAAATCAGTTCTACGGTGTCATAGCTGAATATGTTACCCCCGATGCCTACCCAACCATGAATGCCGGACCACATACAGATTATCTGTGGCTTGATGCTAATAATAGACAAGTTTCACTTCCCGCAAGTCAATACATTGATTTAGCCCTCACTTGGATAAATAACAAAGTTAAtgacaaaaatttgtttccAACAAAAAATAACGTCCCATTCCCTCACGTCTTTCTCAGAGATGTCCAGAGGATAATGATTCAAATGTTCAGAATTTTCGCCCACATTTACCATCATCActttgataaaataattcatctGTCACTGGAAGCTCATTGGAACTCTTTTTTCGCTCATTTTATCAGTTTCGTCAAAGAATTCGACATTATTgacaagaaagaaatgtTACCGTTGGCACCGTTGATTGAGAGCTTCGAAAAGCAAggcaaaattatttaa